One region of Candidatus Eisenbacteria bacterium genomic DNA includes:
- a CDS encoding ferredoxin family protein yields the protein MTHVVTENCHMCRFTDCVTVCPSDAFHGDGEMLYIDPEECMDCAACVDECPVKAIFAEEDLSEDQQKWIAINAEKAPGLPVVNEKQDPLPGAEERKKQLGS from the coding sequence ATGACGCACGTCGTAACCGAGAATTGCCACATGTGCCGCTTCACCGACTGCGTGACGGTGTGTCCGTCGGACGCCTTCCACGGCGACGGCGAGATGCTCTACATCGATCCGGAAGAGTGCATGGACTGCGCGGCCTGCGTGGACGAGTGTCCCGTGAAGGCGATCTTCGCCGAGGAGGATCTCTCGGAAGATCAGCAGAAGTGGATCGCGATCAACGCGGAGAAGGCGCCCGGTCTCCCGGTGGTGAACGAAAAACAGGATCCGCTACCCGGCGCGGAGGAGAGGAAGAAGCAGCTCGGCTCTTGA